A part of Scleropages formosus chromosome 3, fSclFor1.1, whole genome shotgun sequence genomic DNA contains:
- the LOC108926021 gene encoding activating transcription factor 7-interacting protein 1-like isoform X2, whose amino-acid sequence MDVAVPEEPQKKIFRARKTMKLSDRQQLESLHNILPSSFSYSSIAPTPLLINKKPPKEGQLETGNNKENEEGVASNGQNATCAASTVSTEHSTPTTLSLSLSPSPVAKASSPPPMSPSLDPFMKDGDKKRDPEGEGKSAVLDSDMMEREKKEGWAEGNTNAAVSEKEDIHSKPDPRSILTSKDQDDSKNVSLEISETTDKGVKKTVFEEIYDMDREPLKSIVDDAALTLGKTDTSSLPEFPIVPSNTTSSSPSLSPSHALESDQEVKEGFLVLSDEDESQGDRDEEKEMDGEMMNADRKEMERKDQAVSVSSPTELSSSANSGRKEDCDSGILTKKRAMLSEGRSEEEGCRKRPKVEKGELEAQLELRITGDTGIRQRLEKVVQHLVAEQLQVLQLTVFDKSLQELRERVDKIDCATKHQQTLNMLQAKIARLTKKFVAANQAKENAGKSKEVSPISSATASAAKPTSNTALTCRTMKGMLETHQAEPHCQSSTLSPVSCTGIPNQRKPAPVLTTPSAPVPAPGSPSSVAPPSSLTNTAMPSSQSGTLMLKASSASAGLTPSAPMSASTPISLQPLLIQLPLAVSNPQVGHTPGVELIPFSSLAGTTALSKAKTTAPSTAIILQKSLGATATSSASIVPAPPAPPAPSLPQITLARGGMPSGGSGIISVPSPGVSVSTARTPTPCISVVGVTSSSSLPTLTSSVPAATGSHSSGLVLSGPVSAAVMASKTDNQATNRATESTTARMPAQASRTHSSGPVIDLTEDDDDVQAALNFSVTGVKRVVHSNPSVAASSSSLSSAEATAATQRTSGPPPLISSCSAQSQPAVRSPQSQPLSNGPQVTVHHRPQQESQLKRTPNAPTSSTQQSLIPPLPPPPTPPARLPPEAAHSSPPQQPQLKLARVESQNGIVLSWSVAELDHTCAAVDSYHLYAYHQDHSASASSPGSQWKKIGEVKALALPMACTLTQFVSGSKYYFAVHARDVYGRFGPFCEPQCTDVIPLSSSS is encoded by the exons ATGGATGTGGCAGTTCCAGAAGAACCCCAAAAGAAAATTTTCAGGGCCAGAAAAACGATGAAACTAAGTGATCGACAACAACTAGAATCTCTCCACAACATTCTGCCCTCTTCTTTTTCATATTCCTCTATTGCTCCTACACCCCTGCTGATAAACAAAAAGCCACCCAAAGAGGGACAATTGGAAACTGGGAACAATAAGGAGAACGAGGAAGGTGTTGCTAGTAATGGCCAAAACGCAACATGTGCAGCTTCCACTGTCTCCACTGAGCATTCTACTCCGACAACACtctcgctgtctctctctccatctccagTTGCTAAGGCATCATCTCCTCCTCCTATGTCCCCTTCTTTGGACCCTTTCATGAAAGATGGTGATAAGAAAAGGGACCCTGAGGGTGAAGGAAAATCTGCAGTCCTGGACAGTGAcatgatggagagagagaagaaagaaggcTGGGCAGAGGGGAATACAAATGCTGCTGTGTCAGAGAAAGAG GATATTCACTCCAAACCTGACCCCAGGTCAATATTAACCAGTAAGGACCAAGATGACTCCAAAAATGTCTCCCTTGAGATCTCTGAGACAACAGACAAGGGGGTcaagaaaacagtttttgagGAGATCTATGATATGGATAGAGAGCCGCTAAAAAGTATCGTAGACGATGCCGCACTCACGCTGGGGAAAACGGATACAAGCTCTCTCCCTGAGTTTCCAATTGTCCCTTCCAACACAACTTCCTCTTCTCCATCACTTTCTCCATCCCATGCCCTTGAGTCTGATCAAGAGGTGAAAGAAGGGTTTTTAGTCTTGAGTGATGAGGATGAAAGTCAGGGGGATAGGGATGAAGAGAAAGAGATGGATGGAGAAATGATGAATGCAGATCGTAAGGAAATGGAACGAAAGGACCAGGCAGTTTCTGTTTCTTCTCCCACCGAACTGTCATCTTCTGCAAATTCAG GCAGAAAGGAAGACTGTGACAGTGGGATCCTGACAAAGAAGCGTGCCATGTTAAGTGAAGGACGTTCTGAAGAGGAGGGATGCAGGAAGAGGCCTAAGGTAGAGAAAGGGGAGCTGGAGGCCCAGCTGGAGCTGAGGATTACTGGGGATACTGGCATCCGGCAGCGGCTGGAGAAG GTGGTGCAGCACCTTGTTGCAGAACAATTGCAAGTTTTGCAGCTCACTGTCTTTGACAAGAGTCTGCAGGAGCTGCGAGAACGAGTGGACAAAATTGACTGTGCCACCAAACACCAGCAAACTCTCAACATGCTCCAG GCAAAGATAGCAAGACTAACCAAAAAGTTTGTAGCTGCCAACCAGGCCAAGGAGAATGCTGGGAAATCAAAGGAG gtgtCCCCCATTTCATCTGCTACTGCCTCTGCGGCCAAACCTACCTCTAACACTGCTCTGACATGCCG CACAATGAAAGGAATGCTGGAGACTCACCAAGCTGAACCACATTGTCAGAGTTCAACTCTCAGCCCAGTTAGCTGTACAG GAATCCCAAATCAGCGCAAGCCTGCACCAGTTCTTACGACTCCCTCAGCTCCAGTCCCAGCCCCTGGATCACCTTCCAGTGTTGCTCCACCCTCTTCTCTTACAAATACAGCCATGCCTTCCTCACAGTCAGGAACCTTAATGCTGAAGGCTTCCTCTGCTAGTGCTGGGCTTACACCTAGTGCCCCCATGTCAGCCTCTACACCCATCTCCCTGCAGCCCCTGCTCATACAGCTTCCCCTTGCTGTGTCGAACCCTCAGGTTGGACATACCCCTGGGGTTGAGCTAATCCCGTTTTCCTCACTCGCTGGGACTACTGCACTCAGCAAGGCTAAGACCACTGCTCCCTCTACTGCGATCATCTTGCAAAAATCACTTGGGGCCACTGCCACCTCCTCTGCATCCATTGTACCTGCGCCACCTGCGCCTCCTGCTCCCTCGCTGCCCCAGATCACATTGGCTCGGGGGGGCATGCCCTCAGGGGGCAGTGGAATAATCAGCGTGCCTAGCCCTGGCGTGTCTGTCTCCACTGCCCGCACACCGACACCATGTATTTCTGTAGTCGGTGTGACCTCCTCTTCATCATTACCAACTCTGACCTCCTCAGTACCTGCAGCAACAGGGAGCCATTCATCTGGACTAGTACTATCAGGGCCAGTGTCAGCAGCTGTGATGGCCTCAAAAACAG acaaCCAAGCTACAAACCGTGCCACAGAGTCAACCACTGCAAGGATGCCTGCACAG GcttcacgcacacacagttCTGGCCCAGTTATAGACCTGACTGAGGATGACGATGATGTCCAAG CTGCCCTCAATTTTTCAGTTACTGGAGTAAAGAGGGTAGTCCATTCCAACCCTTCTGTGGcagcatcatcttcatcattaTCATCAGCTGAAGCAACAGCAGCTACCCAGCGGACTTCTGGTCCTCCCCCTTTGATCAGCAGCTGCAGTGCCCAATCTCAGCCAGCAG TGAGATCACCTCAGAGTCAACCTCTGTCAAATGGACCGCAGGTCACTGTACACCATCGCCCCCAGCAG GAGTCTCAGTTGAAAAGGACCCCTAATGCTCCTACATCTAGCACACAGCAGTCCCTCATCCCTCCCTTACCACCACCTCCCACACCTCCTGCTCGTTTGCCCCCTGAGGCAGCACACTCATCCCCCCCACAGCAGCCCCAGCTCAAGTTGGCACGTGTGGAGAGCCAAAACGGCATTGTGCTGTCATGGAGTGTAGCGGAGCTTGACCATACTTGTGCGGCTGTGGACAGCTATCACCTATATGCCTACCATCAGGATCATTCAGCCAGTGCCTCATCACCTGGATCGCAGTGGAAGAAGATTGGCGAGGTGAAAGCCCTGGCTCTGCCCATGGCCTGCACTCTTACACAGTTTGTTTCTGGCTCAAAGTACTACTTTGCTGTCCATGCACGTGATGTCTATGGCCGCTTTGGACCCTTCTGTGAGCCACAGTGCACTGATGTAATTCCTCTTTCCTCCAGCAGCTGA
- the LOC108926021 gene encoding activating transcription factor 7-interacting protein 1-like isoform X1, with product MDVAVPEEPQKKIFRARKTMKLSDRQQLESLHNILPSSFSYSSIAPTPLLINKKPPKEGQLETGNNKENEEGVASNGQNATCAASTVSTEHSTPTTLSLSLSPSPVAKASSPPPMSPSLDPFMKDGDKKRDPEGEGKSAVLDSDMMEREKKEGWAEGNTNAAVSEKEDIHSKPDPRSILTSKDQDDSKNVSLEISETTDKGVKKTVFEEIYDMDREPLKSIVDDAALTLGKTDTSSLPEFPIVPSNTTSSSPSLSPSHALESDQEVKEGFLVLSDEDESQGDRDEEKEMDGEMMNADRKEMERKDQAVSVSSPTELSSSANSGRKEDCDSGILTKKRAMLSEGRSEEEGCRKRPKVEKGELEAQLELRITGDTGIRQRLEKVVQHLVAEQLQVLQLTVFDKSLQELRERVDKIDCATKHQQTLNMLQAKIARLTKKFVAANQAKENAGKSKEVSPISSATASAAKPTSNTALTCRTMKGMLETHQAEPHCQSSTLSPVSCTGIPNQRKPAPVLTTPSAPVPAPGSPSSVAPPSSLTNTAMPSSQSGTLMLKASSASAGLTPSAPMSASTPISLQPLLIQLPLAVSNPQVGHTPGVELIPFSSLAGTTALSKAKTTAPSTAIILQKSLGATATSSASIVPAPPAPPAPSLPQITLARGGMPSGGSGIISVPSPGVSVSTARTPTPCISVVGVTSSSSLPTLTSSVPAATGSHSSGLVLSGPVSAAVMASKTDNQATNRATESTTARMPAQASRTHSSGPVIDLTEDDDDVQAAALNFSVTGVKRVVHSNPSVAASSSSLSSAEATAATQRTSGPPPLISSCSAQSQPAVRSPQSQPLSNGPQVTVHHRPQQESQLKRTPNAPTSSTQQSLIPPLPPPPTPPARLPPEAAHSSPPQQPQLKLARVESQNGIVLSWSVAELDHTCAAVDSYHLYAYHQDHSASASSPGSQWKKIGEVKALALPMACTLTQFVSGSKYYFAVHARDVYGRFGPFCEPQCTDVIPLSSSS from the exons ATGGATGTGGCAGTTCCAGAAGAACCCCAAAAGAAAATTTTCAGGGCCAGAAAAACGATGAAACTAAGTGATCGACAACAACTAGAATCTCTCCACAACATTCTGCCCTCTTCTTTTTCATATTCCTCTATTGCTCCTACACCCCTGCTGATAAACAAAAAGCCACCCAAAGAGGGACAATTGGAAACTGGGAACAATAAGGAGAACGAGGAAGGTGTTGCTAGTAATGGCCAAAACGCAACATGTGCAGCTTCCACTGTCTCCACTGAGCATTCTACTCCGACAACACtctcgctgtctctctctccatctccagTTGCTAAGGCATCATCTCCTCCTCCTATGTCCCCTTCTTTGGACCCTTTCATGAAAGATGGTGATAAGAAAAGGGACCCTGAGGGTGAAGGAAAATCTGCAGTCCTGGACAGTGAcatgatggagagagagaagaaagaaggcTGGGCAGAGGGGAATACAAATGCTGCTGTGTCAGAGAAAGAG GATATTCACTCCAAACCTGACCCCAGGTCAATATTAACCAGTAAGGACCAAGATGACTCCAAAAATGTCTCCCTTGAGATCTCTGAGACAACAGACAAGGGGGTcaagaaaacagtttttgagGAGATCTATGATATGGATAGAGAGCCGCTAAAAAGTATCGTAGACGATGCCGCACTCACGCTGGGGAAAACGGATACAAGCTCTCTCCCTGAGTTTCCAATTGTCCCTTCCAACACAACTTCCTCTTCTCCATCACTTTCTCCATCCCATGCCCTTGAGTCTGATCAAGAGGTGAAAGAAGGGTTTTTAGTCTTGAGTGATGAGGATGAAAGTCAGGGGGATAGGGATGAAGAGAAAGAGATGGATGGAGAAATGATGAATGCAGATCGTAAGGAAATGGAACGAAAGGACCAGGCAGTTTCTGTTTCTTCTCCCACCGAACTGTCATCTTCTGCAAATTCAG GCAGAAAGGAAGACTGTGACAGTGGGATCCTGACAAAGAAGCGTGCCATGTTAAGTGAAGGACGTTCTGAAGAGGAGGGATGCAGGAAGAGGCCTAAGGTAGAGAAAGGGGAGCTGGAGGCCCAGCTGGAGCTGAGGATTACTGGGGATACTGGCATCCGGCAGCGGCTGGAGAAG GTGGTGCAGCACCTTGTTGCAGAACAATTGCAAGTTTTGCAGCTCACTGTCTTTGACAAGAGTCTGCAGGAGCTGCGAGAACGAGTGGACAAAATTGACTGTGCCACCAAACACCAGCAAACTCTCAACATGCTCCAG GCAAAGATAGCAAGACTAACCAAAAAGTTTGTAGCTGCCAACCAGGCCAAGGAGAATGCTGGGAAATCAAAGGAG gtgtCCCCCATTTCATCTGCTACTGCCTCTGCGGCCAAACCTACCTCTAACACTGCTCTGACATGCCG CACAATGAAAGGAATGCTGGAGACTCACCAAGCTGAACCACATTGTCAGAGTTCAACTCTCAGCCCAGTTAGCTGTACAG GAATCCCAAATCAGCGCAAGCCTGCACCAGTTCTTACGACTCCCTCAGCTCCAGTCCCAGCCCCTGGATCACCTTCCAGTGTTGCTCCACCCTCTTCTCTTACAAATACAGCCATGCCTTCCTCACAGTCAGGAACCTTAATGCTGAAGGCTTCCTCTGCTAGTGCTGGGCTTACACCTAGTGCCCCCATGTCAGCCTCTACACCCATCTCCCTGCAGCCCCTGCTCATACAGCTTCCCCTTGCTGTGTCGAACCCTCAGGTTGGACATACCCCTGGGGTTGAGCTAATCCCGTTTTCCTCACTCGCTGGGACTACTGCACTCAGCAAGGCTAAGACCACTGCTCCCTCTACTGCGATCATCTTGCAAAAATCACTTGGGGCCACTGCCACCTCCTCTGCATCCATTGTACCTGCGCCACCTGCGCCTCCTGCTCCCTCGCTGCCCCAGATCACATTGGCTCGGGGGGGCATGCCCTCAGGGGGCAGTGGAATAATCAGCGTGCCTAGCCCTGGCGTGTCTGTCTCCACTGCCCGCACACCGACACCATGTATTTCTGTAGTCGGTGTGACCTCCTCTTCATCATTACCAACTCTGACCTCCTCAGTACCTGCAGCAACAGGGAGCCATTCATCTGGACTAGTACTATCAGGGCCAGTGTCAGCAGCTGTGATGGCCTCAAAAACAG acaaCCAAGCTACAAACCGTGCCACAGAGTCAACCACTGCAAGGATGCCTGCACAG GcttcacgcacacacagttCTGGCCCAGTTATAGACCTGACTGAGGATGACGATGATGTCCAAG CAGCTGCCCTCAATTTTTCAGTTACTGGAGTAAAGAGGGTAGTCCATTCCAACCCTTCTGTGGcagcatcatcttcatcattaTCATCAGCTGAAGCAACAGCAGCTACCCAGCGGACTTCTGGTCCTCCCCCTTTGATCAGCAGCTGCAGTGCCCAATCTCAGCCAGCAG TGAGATCACCTCAGAGTCAACCTCTGTCAAATGGACCGCAGGTCACTGTACACCATCGCCCCCAGCAG GAGTCTCAGTTGAAAAGGACCCCTAATGCTCCTACATCTAGCACACAGCAGTCCCTCATCCCTCCCTTACCACCACCTCCCACACCTCCTGCTCGTTTGCCCCCTGAGGCAGCACACTCATCCCCCCCACAGCAGCCCCAGCTCAAGTTGGCACGTGTGGAGAGCCAAAACGGCATTGTGCTGTCATGGAGTGTAGCGGAGCTTGACCATACTTGTGCGGCTGTGGACAGCTATCACCTATATGCCTACCATCAGGATCATTCAGCCAGTGCCTCATCACCTGGATCGCAGTGGAAGAAGATTGGCGAGGTGAAAGCCCTGGCTCTGCCCATGGCCTGCACTCTTACACAGTTTGTTTCTGGCTCAAAGTACTACTTTGCTGTCCATGCACGTGATGTCTATGGCCGCTTTGGACCCTTCTGTGAGCCACAGTGCACTGATGTAATTCCTCTTTCCTCCAGCAGCTGA
- the LOC108926021 gene encoding activating transcription factor 7-interacting protein 1-like isoform X4: MSPSLDPFMKDGDKKRDPEGEGKSAVLDSDMMEREKKEGWAEGNTNAAVSEKEDIHSKPDPRSILTSKDQDDSKNVSLEISETTDKGVKKTVFEEIYDMDREPLKSIVDDAALTLGKTDTSSLPEFPIVPSNTTSSSPSLSPSHALESDQEVKEGFLVLSDEDESQGDRDEEKEMDGEMMNADRKEMERKDQAVSVSSPTELSSSANSGRKEDCDSGILTKKRAMLSEGRSEEEGCRKRPKVEKGELEAQLELRITGDTGIRQRLEKVVQHLVAEQLQVLQLTVFDKSLQELRERVDKIDCATKHQQTLNMLQAKIARLTKKFVAANQAKENAGKSKEVSPISSATASAAKPTSNTALTCRTMKGMLETHQAEPHCQSSTLSPVSCTGIPNQRKPAPVLTTPSAPVPAPGSPSSVAPPSSLTNTAMPSSQSGTLMLKASSASAGLTPSAPMSASTPISLQPLLIQLPLAVSNPQVGHTPGVELIPFSSLAGTTALSKAKTTAPSTAIILQKSLGATATSSASIVPAPPAPPAPSLPQITLARGGMPSGGSGIISVPSPGVSVSTARTPTPCISVVGVTSSSSLPTLTSSVPAATGSHSSGLVLSGPVSAAVMASKTDNQATNRATESTTARMPAQASRTHSSGPVIDLTEDDDDVQAAALNFSVTGVKRVVHSNPSVAASSSSLSSAEATAATQRTSGPPPLISSCSAQSQPAVRSPQSQPLSNGPQVTVHHRPQQESQLKRTPNAPTSSTQQSLIPPLPPPPTPPARLPPEAAHSSPPQQPQLKLARVESQNGIVLSWSVAELDHTCAAVDSYHLYAYHQDHSASASSPGSQWKKIGEVKALALPMACTLTQFVSGSKYYFAVHARDVYGRFGPFCEPQCTDVIPLSSSS, from the exons ATGTCCCCTTCTTTGGACCCTTTCATGAAAGATGGTGATAAGAAAAGGGACCCTGAGGGTGAAGGAAAATCTGCAGTCCTGGACAGTGAcatgatggagagagagaagaaagaaggcTGGGCAGAGGGGAATACAAATGCTGCTGTGTCAGAGAAAGAG GATATTCACTCCAAACCTGACCCCAGGTCAATATTAACCAGTAAGGACCAAGATGACTCCAAAAATGTCTCCCTTGAGATCTCTGAGACAACAGACAAGGGGGTcaagaaaacagtttttgagGAGATCTATGATATGGATAGAGAGCCGCTAAAAAGTATCGTAGACGATGCCGCACTCACGCTGGGGAAAACGGATACAAGCTCTCTCCCTGAGTTTCCAATTGTCCCTTCCAACACAACTTCCTCTTCTCCATCACTTTCTCCATCCCATGCCCTTGAGTCTGATCAAGAGGTGAAAGAAGGGTTTTTAGTCTTGAGTGATGAGGATGAAAGTCAGGGGGATAGGGATGAAGAGAAAGAGATGGATGGAGAAATGATGAATGCAGATCGTAAGGAAATGGAACGAAAGGACCAGGCAGTTTCTGTTTCTTCTCCCACCGAACTGTCATCTTCTGCAAATTCAG GCAGAAAGGAAGACTGTGACAGTGGGATCCTGACAAAGAAGCGTGCCATGTTAAGTGAAGGACGTTCTGAAGAGGAGGGATGCAGGAAGAGGCCTAAGGTAGAGAAAGGGGAGCTGGAGGCCCAGCTGGAGCTGAGGATTACTGGGGATACTGGCATCCGGCAGCGGCTGGAGAAG GTGGTGCAGCACCTTGTTGCAGAACAATTGCAAGTTTTGCAGCTCACTGTCTTTGACAAGAGTCTGCAGGAGCTGCGAGAACGAGTGGACAAAATTGACTGTGCCACCAAACACCAGCAAACTCTCAACATGCTCCAG GCAAAGATAGCAAGACTAACCAAAAAGTTTGTAGCTGCCAACCAGGCCAAGGAGAATGCTGGGAAATCAAAGGAG gtgtCCCCCATTTCATCTGCTACTGCCTCTGCGGCCAAACCTACCTCTAACACTGCTCTGACATGCCG CACAATGAAAGGAATGCTGGAGACTCACCAAGCTGAACCACATTGTCAGAGTTCAACTCTCAGCCCAGTTAGCTGTACAG GAATCCCAAATCAGCGCAAGCCTGCACCAGTTCTTACGACTCCCTCAGCTCCAGTCCCAGCCCCTGGATCACCTTCCAGTGTTGCTCCACCCTCTTCTCTTACAAATACAGCCATGCCTTCCTCACAGTCAGGAACCTTAATGCTGAAGGCTTCCTCTGCTAGTGCTGGGCTTACACCTAGTGCCCCCATGTCAGCCTCTACACCCATCTCCCTGCAGCCCCTGCTCATACAGCTTCCCCTTGCTGTGTCGAACCCTCAGGTTGGACATACCCCTGGGGTTGAGCTAATCCCGTTTTCCTCACTCGCTGGGACTACTGCACTCAGCAAGGCTAAGACCACTGCTCCCTCTACTGCGATCATCTTGCAAAAATCACTTGGGGCCACTGCCACCTCCTCTGCATCCATTGTACCTGCGCCACCTGCGCCTCCTGCTCCCTCGCTGCCCCAGATCACATTGGCTCGGGGGGGCATGCCCTCAGGGGGCAGTGGAATAATCAGCGTGCCTAGCCCTGGCGTGTCTGTCTCCACTGCCCGCACACCGACACCATGTATTTCTGTAGTCGGTGTGACCTCCTCTTCATCATTACCAACTCTGACCTCCTCAGTACCTGCAGCAACAGGGAGCCATTCATCTGGACTAGTACTATCAGGGCCAGTGTCAGCAGCTGTGATGGCCTCAAAAACAG acaaCCAAGCTACAAACCGTGCCACAGAGTCAACCACTGCAAGGATGCCTGCACAG GcttcacgcacacacagttCTGGCCCAGTTATAGACCTGACTGAGGATGACGATGATGTCCAAG CAGCTGCCCTCAATTTTTCAGTTACTGGAGTAAAGAGGGTAGTCCATTCCAACCCTTCTGTGGcagcatcatcttcatcattaTCATCAGCTGAAGCAACAGCAGCTACCCAGCGGACTTCTGGTCCTCCCCCTTTGATCAGCAGCTGCAGTGCCCAATCTCAGCCAGCAG TGAGATCACCTCAGAGTCAACCTCTGTCAAATGGACCGCAGGTCACTGTACACCATCGCCCCCAGCAG GAGTCTCAGTTGAAAAGGACCCCTAATGCTCCTACATCTAGCACACAGCAGTCCCTCATCCCTCCCTTACCACCACCTCCCACACCTCCTGCTCGTTTGCCCCCTGAGGCAGCACACTCATCCCCCCCACAGCAGCCCCAGCTCAAGTTGGCACGTGTGGAGAGCCAAAACGGCATTGTGCTGTCATGGAGTGTAGCGGAGCTTGACCATACTTGTGCGGCTGTGGACAGCTATCACCTATATGCCTACCATCAGGATCATTCAGCCAGTGCCTCATCACCTGGATCGCAGTGGAAGAAGATTGGCGAGGTGAAAGCCCTGGCTCTGCCCATGGCCTGCACTCTTACACAGTTTGTTTCTGGCTCAAAGTACTACTTTGCTGTCCATGCACGTGATGTCTATGGCCGCTTTGGACCCTTCTGTGAGCCACAGTGCACTGATGTAATTCCTCTTTCCTCCAGCAGCTGA